The Streptomyces sp. NBC_01255 genome window below encodes:
- a CDS encoding response regulator transcription factor has translation MIRVLLADDETMIRAGVRAILTTDPGIEVVAEAGDGHEAVELARVHRPDVALLDIRMPRLDGLGAADELRRTVPDTAAVMLTTFSEDAYIARALALGIGGFLLKSGDPRELIAGVRAVAGGGAALSPAVARRVIDTLGGERLGRAAAARARLEPLTGREREVVALLGAGLSNQEIADRMYVVEGTVKAHVSAVLGRLGLRNRVQLAVLAYEAGVVPDA, from the coding sequence ATGATCAGGGTGCTGCTGGCGGACGACGAGACGATGATCAGGGCCGGGGTCCGGGCCATCCTCACCACCGACCCCGGGATCGAGGTGGTCGCCGAGGCCGGCGACGGCCACGAGGCCGTCGAACTCGCGCGCGTGCACCGGCCCGACGTCGCCCTGCTCGACATCCGGATGCCCCGGCTCGACGGGCTCGGCGCCGCCGACGAGCTGCGCAGGACCGTCCCGGACACGGCCGCCGTCATGCTCACCACCTTCTCCGAGGACGCCTACATCGCGCGGGCGCTCGCCCTCGGCATCGGCGGCTTCCTGCTCAAGTCCGGGGACCCGCGCGAACTCATCGCCGGGGTCCGGGCCGTGGCAGGGGGCGGCGCCGCCCTCTCCCCCGCCGTCGCCCGCCGGGTCATCGACACCCTCGGCGGCGAGCGCCTCGGCCGGGCCGCCGCGGCGCGGGCCCGCCTGGAGCCGCTCACCGGCCGCGAGCGGGAGGTCGTCGCCCTCCTCGGCGCCGGGCTCTCCAACCAGGAGATCGCGGACCGCATGTACGTCGTCGAGGGCACCGTCAAGGCGCATGTGAGCGCCGTCCTGGGCCGCCTGGGGCTCCGCAACCGCGTCCAGCTCGCGGTCCTCGCGTACGAGGCGGGTGTGGTCCCCGATGCGTGA
- a CDS encoding monodechloroaminopyrrolnitrin synthase PrnB family protein — protein MLGDDPRHRTEDIRAADPLGADALLAAVPAMNARADTAALTVALRALVPDPDRAAQWCVGAALAAMRDLGILLGSLKRHGVQPLVAVPEVLPVLELLGRRTDMVPRDTVHHYTTWNPLGRRRRSYTGHPAEARLQEAVRMVFPGLVAAVDDCSRVARLEPYDPGFAAALDRIACHVRAMVEAIDLTVAQVSPEYFAVTLRPYFEEVEVGGRDYLGPAAAQVPLWLVDLTLWQCDRSDAAYEHFLAESLPYALPSWREFHAVHRGGVSAVSKLSAAVSWERADRLPPELVASAAALGRVLRILKTFRARHLGIARKAYSDDVRLYEEGSGGAPIVLLRAILDLTRENETMVRRATVRRRPAGAPVGPAVA, from the coding sequence GTGCTTGGCGACGACCCGCGCCATCGGACCGAGGACATACGTGCCGCCGACCCGCTGGGCGCCGACGCCCTGCTCGCCGCGGTGCCCGCGATGAACGCCCGGGCCGACACCGCCGCCCTGACCGTCGCCCTGCGCGCCCTGGTCCCCGATCCGGACCGGGCCGCGCAGTGGTGCGTCGGGGCCGCGCTGGCCGCGATGCGGGACCTCGGCATCCTGCTCGGCTCGCTGAAACGCCACGGGGTGCAGCCCCTCGTCGCCGTCCCCGAGGTGCTTCCGGTCCTCGAACTCCTCGGCCGCCGGACGGACATGGTGCCCCGGGACACCGTCCACCACTACACGACCTGGAACCCGCTCGGGCGCCGCCGCCGCTCGTACACCGGCCATCCGGCCGAGGCCCGGCTCCAGGAGGCGGTCCGCATGGTCTTCCCGGGTCTTGTCGCGGCGGTCGACGACTGCTCCCGGGTCGCCCGGCTCGAACCGTACGACCCCGGTTTCGCCGCCGCCCTGGACCGGATCGCCTGCCACGTACGGGCGATGGTGGAAGCGATCGACCTCACGGTCGCGCAGGTCTCGCCGGAGTACTTCGCGGTGACCCTGCGGCCGTACTTCGAAGAGGTCGAGGTCGGGGGCCGCGACTACCTGGGGCCGGCCGCCGCGCAGGTCCCGCTGTGGCTCGTCGATCTGACGCTGTGGCAGTGCGACCGCTCCGACGCCGCCTACGAACACTTCCTGGCCGAGTCCCTGCCGTACGCGCTGCCGTCCTGGCGGGAGTTCCATGCCGTCCACCGGGGCGGGGTGTCGGCGGTGAGCAAGCTGTCGGCCGCGGTGAGCTGGGAGAGGGCGGACCGGCTGCCGCCCGAACTCGTGGCCTCGGCGGCCGCGCTCGGGCGGGTGTTACGGATCCTCAAGACGTTCCGGGCCCGCCACCTCGGCATCGCCCGCAAGGCCTACAGCGACGACGTGCGCCTGTACGAGGAGGGCAGCGGCGGCGCCCCGATCGTGCTGCTGCGCGCGATCCTGGACCTGACCAGGGAGAACGAGACCATGGTGCGCCGCGCGACCGTGCGGCGCCGTCCCGCCGGGGCCCCTGTCGGGCCCGCGGTCGCGTAG
- a CDS encoding MFS transporter: MTTPPPGPRRGALALLASTQLLLIMDTAIVNVALPSVGADLGSGSAGLSWVANAYLITFGGLLLLGGRVADLLGHRRVFLAGLALLAAASAAGGLAPGAAALVAARAAQGVGAALAAASAFALLLLLFPDGPARHKALGAFAAMGGLGGVLGTVLGGALTDLLGWRSTFWLNVLLAAVLAGLALRLLDDRAGRFRTGGFDLAGAFTATAGLGLVAYALVGGAESGWTSARTLAAGGAGLALLLAFAAVETRAAAPLVPPQVLGRPALRLANILAALAQTTLFPMFFLVSLYLQSVLGYAPLGGGLGLLPLSLVVVAVAPQTGRLIFRLGLHRAMTLGFVLLCAGTLWLALALTADGTFATTVLAPSLLIGAALPLVIVTTNVAATAEAAPEETGLASGLVNTSQQFGSVLGLAVLVAVATSHTEAHDAARAVAETAGFRAALLTGAAFAALAALLSVRLHLPEPAPSRKDARVPDPR; the protein is encoded by the coding sequence GTGACGACACCACCACCGGGGCCGCGGCGCGGGGCACTCGCGCTGCTCGCCTCCACCCAGCTGCTCCTGATCATGGACACCGCGATCGTCAACGTCGCCCTGCCCTCCGTCGGCGCGGACCTCGGCTCCGGCTCCGCCGGCCTCTCCTGGGTCGCCAACGCCTACCTGATCACCTTCGGCGGACTCCTCCTGCTCGGCGGACGCGTCGCCGACCTCCTCGGCCACCGGCGGGTCTTCCTCGCCGGACTCGCCCTCCTCGCCGCCGCCTCCGCCGCCGGCGGGCTCGCGCCCGGCGCCGCCGCGCTCGTCGCCGCCCGCGCCGCCCAGGGCGTCGGCGCCGCCCTCGCCGCGGCCTCCGCCTTCGCCCTGCTGCTCCTGCTCTTCCCCGACGGCCCCGCCCGGCACAAGGCGCTCGGCGCCTTCGCCGCGATGGGCGGCCTCGGCGGCGTCCTCGGCACGGTCCTCGGCGGCGCCCTCACCGACCTCCTCGGCTGGCGCTCCACGTTCTGGCTGAACGTCCTCCTCGCGGCCGTCCTCGCCGGCCTCGCGCTCCGGCTCCTCGACGACCGCGCCGGCCGCTTCCGGACCGGCGGCTTCGACCTCGCCGGGGCGTTCACCGCGACCGCCGGGCTCGGACTCGTCGCCTACGCGCTCGTCGGCGGGGCCGAGTCCGGCTGGACCTCCGCCCGTACCCTCGCAGCCGGCGGAGCCGGACTCGCGCTGCTGCTCGCCTTCGCCGCCGTCGAGACCCGCGCCGCCGCCCCGCTCGTCCCGCCCCAGGTCCTCGGCCGCCCCGCGCTCCGCCTCGCCAACATCCTGGCCGCGCTCGCCCAGACCACCCTGTTCCCGATGTTCTTCCTGGTCAGCCTCTACCTCCAGAGCGTCCTCGGGTACGCGCCCCTCGGCGGCGGCCTCGGCCTGCTGCCGCTCTCGCTCGTCGTCGTCGCGGTCGCCCCGCAGACCGGCCGGCTCATCTTCCGGCTCGGCCTGCACCGGGCCATGACCCTCGGCTTCGTCCTGCTCTGCGCCGGGACCCTCTGGCTGGCCCTCGCGCTCACCGCCGACGGCACCTTCGCGACCACGGTCCTCGCGCCCAGCCTGCTGATCGGCGCCGCCCTGCCGCTCGTCATCGTCACCACCAACGTGGCCGCCACGGCCGAGGCCGCCCCCGAGGAGACCGGACTCGCCTCCGGACTCGTCAACACCAGCCAGCAGTTCGGCTCCGTCCTCGGCCTCGCCGTCCTGGTGGCCGTCGCCACCTCCCATACCGAGGCCCACGATGCCGCCCGCGCCGTCGCGGAGACGGCGGGCTTCCGGGCCGCGCTGCTCACCGGCGCCGCCTTCGCCGCCCTGGCCGCCCTGCTCTCCGTACGCCTCCACCTTCCGGAGCCGGCCCCGTCTCGGAAGGACGCCCGGGTGCCGGACCCTCGCTGA
- a CDS encoding sensor histidine kinase: MRERLFDLGLWLLLCVPVLLRSDPNDGGSWPQVAVGVVVLGGCVAISRRWPLAPIAVTVAASLPATLELFTPSYSLALIAFGYLAGRRQEHTRSALWLFGAVAAVGLLLTRITATSLGQWFTLLLALALAIVAPWLIGRYVRQYDRLVHSGWELADRMEREQAAVADRERLRERSRIAGDMHDSLGHDLALIAVRAGALEVDPALGPDQQHAAGELRRAAADATARLRDVIGVLRQPDEDPAPTAPGGAPVEELVSHARASGLAVALTVTGKGHEPDGMAGWALHRVVQEALTNAAKHAPGGAVDVRVEAAPERVTVNVESGPGAAGSPLASGGTGLVGLDERVRLAGGVLTHGPTPDGGFAVRATLPRRTPAGPPTSSPAAPTSARELDRVRRQVRKGLAQAIWIPLALLAALGLLMAGVALWTQHQSYLEPDDYDHMRIGQTLTAITDAEDLPDHPLDGPPKGVPTEPPGMDECRYYRSTLLAAVPVYRLCFVDGHLADKAEVR, translated from the coding sequence ATGCGTGAGCGGCTCTTCGACCTGGGCCTTTGGCTGCTGCTGTGCGTCCCCGTCCTGCTGAGGTCGGACCCCAACGACGGCGGGAGCTGGCCGCAGGTCGCCGTCGGCGTCGTGGTGCTCGGCGGCTGCGTCGCGATCAGCAGGAGGTGGCCGCTGGCGCCGATCGCCGTCACGGTCGCGGCGAGCCTGCCCGCCACCCTGGAGCTGTTCACCCCCTCGTACAGCCTGGCGCTCATCGCCTTCGGCTATCTCGCGGGGCGCCGCCAGGAGCACACCCGGAGCGCGCTGTGGCTGTTCGGCGCGGTGGCCGCGGTCGGGCTGCTCCTCACCCGGATCACCGCCACCTCGCTCGGCCAGTGGTTCACGCTGCTGCTCGCGCTGGCCCTGGCGATCGTCGCGCCGTGGCTGATCGGCCGGTACGTCCGCCAGTACGACCGGCTCGTGCACAGCGGCTGGGAGCTCGCCGACCGGATGGAGCGCGAGCAGGCGGCCGTCGCCGACCGGGAGCGGCTGCGGGAACGCTCCCGGATCGCGGGCGACATGCACGACTCCCTCGGCCACGACCTGGCCCTGATCGCCGTGCGCGCCGGCGCCCTTGAGGTCGACCCGGCGCTCGGCCCCGACCAGCAGCACGCGGCCGGCGAACTGCGCCGTGCGGCGGCCGACGCGACGGCCCGCCTCCGGGACGTCATCGGCGTCCTGCGCCAGCCCGACGAGGACCCGGCGCCCACGGCCCCGGGCGGCGCACCGGTGGAGGAGCTCGTCTCCCACGCCCGCGCCTCGGGCCTCGCGGTCGCCCTGACGGTGACCGGGAAGGGCCACGAGCCGGACGGGATGGCCGGCTGGGCGCTGCACCGGGTCGTCCAGGAGGCGCTCACCAACGCCGCCAAGCACGCGCCGGGCGGCGCCGTGGACGTCCGGGTCGAGGCCGCTCCAGAGCGCGTCACCGTGAACGTCGAGAGCGGCCCCGGCGCGGCCGGGTCACCGCTCGCCTCGGGCGGCACCGGACTCGTCGGCCTCGACGAGCGCGTCCGGCTCGCGGGCGGGGTCCTCACCCACGGGCCCACGCCCGACGGGGGCTTCGCGGTCCGCGCGACCCTGCCGCGCCGCACGCCCGCCGGCCCTCCGACGTCCTCCCCCGCCGCGCCCACCTCGGCCCGGGAGCTGGACCGTGTCCGCCGCCAGGTCCGCAAGGGTCTCGCCCAGGCCATCTGGATCCCGCTCGCGCTGCTCGCCGCGCTCGGCCTCCTCATGGCCGGGGTCGCCCTGTGGACCCAGCACCAGTCGTATCTGGAACCGGACGACTACGACCACATGCGGATCGGCCAGACCCTCACCGCCATCACCGACGCCGAGGACCTGCCCGACCACCCGCTGGACGGCCCGCCGAAGGGAGTTCCGACGGAGCCGCCCGGCATGGACGAGTGCCGGTACTACCGCTCCACGCTGCTCGCCGCGGTCCCGGTGTACCGGCTCTGCTTCGTCGACGGGCACCTCGCCGACAAGGCCGAGGTGCGCTGA
- a CDS encoding M4 family metallopeptidase: protein MRSTPSRRATATGALIAAAAMLAVSVQTGSATAANAPADGASIAPKAQQGTSANPGKLPADLTPAERTALIKAADADKAATAKSLGLGAQEKLVVRDVVQDRDGTTHTRYERTYAGLPVLGGDLIVAESKAGATTGVTKSSGAELKNVDLAATLAPAAAEKQAIGAAAADGSKKTEAERAPRKVVWMAKGAPVLAYETVVGGLQHDGTPNELHVVTDAKSGAKLYEWQAVHTGTGNTQYSGSVTLGTAPSYTLTDTTRGNHKTYNLNRGTSGTGTLFSGSDDVWGDGTPQNLETAGADAHFGAALTWDYYKNVHGRSGIRGDGVGAYSRVHYGNAYVNAFWQDSCFCMTYGDGAANAKPLTSIDVAAHEMTHGLTSVTAGLVYSGESGGLNEATSDIFAAAVEFYANNAQDKGDYLVGEKIDIRGNGTPLRYMDKPSKDGSSKDYWYSGIGNVDVHYSSGPANHWYYLLSEGSGTKTVNGVTYDSPTSDGLPVTGIGRDKASLIWFKALTTKFNSSTNYAGARTGTVAVATELYGAGSPEVLAVQHAWAGVNVGTRPGGTEPPTGTVFENAADVSIPDNGAAVTSTVNVTGIAGNAPATLKVDVDIVHTYRGDLVVDLVAPDGSAYSLSNRSGGSADNIVQTFTVNASSEVANGAWKLRVQDKASIDTGYINNFKLTFP, encoded by the coding sequence GTGAGATCCACGCCCAGCCGTCGCGCCACCGCGACCGGCGCTCTGATCGCTGCCGCCGCCATGCTCGCCGTGAGCGTCCAGACGGGGTCCGCCACCGCGGCCAACGCCCCCGCCGATGGAGCGTCCATCGCCCCCAAGGCCCAGCAGGGCACGTCGGCGAACCCCGGCAAGCTCCCGGCCGACCTCACCCCCGCCGAGCGCACCGCGCTCATCAAGGCGGCCGACGCCGACAAGGCCGCCACGGCCAAGTCCCTCGGCCTCGGCGCCCAGGAGAAGCTGGTCGTCCGTGACGTCGTGCAGGACCGCGACGGCACGACCCACACGCGCTACGAGCGCACCTACGCCGGACTGCCCGTCCTGGGCGGTGACCTGATCGTCGCCGAGTCCAAGGCCGGCGCCACCACCGGTGTCACCAAGTCCTCCGGCGCGGAGCTGAAGAACGTCGACCTCGCGGCCACCCTCGCCCCGGCCGCCGCCGAGAAGCAGGCCATCGGCGCCGCCGCTGCGGACGGCTCCAAGAAGACCGAGGCCGAGCGCGCCCCGCGCAAGGTCGTCTGGATGGCCAAGGGCGCCCCCGTCCTCGCGTACGAGACCGTCGTCGGCGGCCTCCAGCACGACGGCACCCCGAACGAGCTGCACGTCGTGACCGACGCGAAGAGCGGCGCGAAGCTGTACGAGTGGCAGGCGGTGCACACCGGCACCGGCAACACCCAGTACAGCGGCTCGGTGACGCTCGGCACCGCGCCCTCGTACACGCTCACGGACACGACCCGCGGCAACCACAAGACGTACAACCTCAACCGGGGTACGTCCGGCACCGGGACGCTCTTCTCCGGCTCGGACGACGTCTGGGGCGACGGCACCCCGCAGAACCTGGAGACCGCCGGCGCCGACGCGCACTTCGGCGCGGCGCTCACCTGGGACTACTACAAGAACGTGCACGGCCGCTCCGGTATCCGGGGCGACGGCGTCGGCGCGTACTCCCGGGTCCACTACGGCAACGCGTACGTCAACGCCTTCTGGCAGGACTCCTGCTTCTGCATGACGTACGGCGACGGCGCGGCCAACGCCAAGCCGCTCACGTCCATCGACGTGGCCGCGCACGAGATGACGCACGGCCTCACCTCCGTCACCGCCGGCCTGGTCTACAGCGGCGAGTCCGGCGGCCTCAACGAGGCGACCTCGGACATCTTCGCGGCGGCCGTCGAGTTCTACGCCAACAACGCCCAGGACAAGGGCGACTACCTCGTCGGCGAGAAGATCGACATCCGCGGCAACGGCACCCCGCTGCGCTACATGGACAAGCCGAGCAAGGACGGCTCGTCCAAGGACTACTGGTACTCCGGTATCGGCAACGTCGACGTCCACTACTCCTCGGGCCCGGCGAACCACTGGTACTACCTGCTCTCCGAGGGCAGCGGCACCAAGACCGTCAACGGCGTGACCTACGACTCGCCGACCTCCGACGGCCTGCCCGTGACCGGCATAGGCCGGGACAAGGCCTCGCTGATCTGGTTCAAGGCGCTCACCACCAAGTTCAACTCCTCCACCAACTACGCCGGCGCCCGCACGGGCACGGTCGCGGTGGCCACAGAGCTGTACGGCGCCGGCAGCCCCGAGGTTCTCGCCGTCCAGCACGCCTGGGCCGGTGTCAACGTCGGTACCCGCCCCGGCGGCACCGAGCCGCCCACGGGCACGGTCTTCGAGAACGCGGCCGACGTCTCCATCCCGGACAACGGCGCCGCGGTCACCTCGACGGTCAACGTCACCGGCATCGCCGGGAACGCGCCCGCCACCCTCAAGGTGGACGTGGACATCGTCCACACCTACCGCGGTGACCTCGTCGTCGACCTCGTCGCCCCCGACGGCTCGGCCTACAGCCTGAGCAACCGGTCCGGCGGCAGCGCCGACAACATCGTCCAGACCTTCACCGTGAACGCCTCCTCCGAGGTCGCGAACGGCGCCTGGAAGCTCCGCGTCCAGGACAAGGCCTCGATCGACACCGGCTACATCAACAACTTCAAGCTGACGTTCCCGTAA
- a CDS encoding FAD-dependent monooxygenase, whose protein sequence is MNLHAPSLASSLASSLYGRSPHVVIAGGGIAGLTTALSLHAAGFERVTVVEAAAAIRPVGAGLNLLPNAVRELDALGLLDALEPGALRTRELRYYHRSGGLISREPRGLGAGYRWPQLSVHRGHLQQVLAGAVRARLGAAALVTGVRVSGVEPLPDGRPRLRLEHRSGAVRGRASLEPDVLVGADGIRSAVRAALYPGEGGPPWNGMLVWRGVSRMPARAVGSFMLIAGDDRQKAVVYPMSRPTGPGREVLVNWALARPAEAGRGSDCEGEGKRGDWDRSVPVETFLRFYEGWEFDGVSVPDILRAADSAHEYPMVDREPLDRWTHGRTTLVGDAAHAMYPTGSNGATQSIVDARALAHALARHDDPAEGLAAYERERRPAMTALQRANRRLGPEAVIKLAHERAPHGFTDIHDVVPAEELAAVARRYAATGAFDPDTVNQGSPYEVPLPVIG, encoded by the coding sequence ATGAACCTCCATGCCCCCTCCCTGGCTTCCTCCCTGGCTTCCTCCCTTTACGGGCGGAGCCCGCACGTCGTGATCGCCGGCGGTGGCATCGCCGGGCTCACCACCGCCCTCTCCCTGCACGCCGCCGGATTCGAGCGGGTCACGGTCGTCGAGGCGGCGGCCGCGATCCGCCCGGTGGGTGCCGGGCTCAACCTGCTGCCGAACGCGGTCCGCGAACTGGACGCCCTCGGCCTGCTCGACGCGCTGGAACCGGGCGCCCTGCGCACCCGCGAGCTGCGCTACTACCACCGCTCGGGCGGGCTGATATCCCGCGAGCCGCGCGGCCTGGGCGCGGGCTACCGCTGGCCGCAGCTGTCCGTGCACCGCGGGCACCTCCAGCAGGTCCTCGCCGGCGCGGTCCGGGCCCGGCTCGGCGCGGCGGCACTGGTGACCGGGGTCCGGGTGAGCGGCGTGGAGCCGCTGCCGGACGGGCGGCCGCGGCTGCGCCTGGAGCACCGGTCGGGGGCCGTCCGGGGCCGGGCCTCGCTCGAACCGGACGTGCTGGTGGGCGCGGACGGCATCAGGTCGGCGGTGCGGGCGGCGCTGTATCCGGGTGAGGGCGGGCCGCCGTGGAACGGGATGCTGGTGTGGCGGGGGGTGTCCCGGATGCCGGCGCGGGCGGTGGGGTCGTTCATGCTCATCGCGGGCGACGACCGGCAGAAGGCCGTGGTGTACCCGATGAGCCGGCCGACGGGGCCGGGGCGGGAGGTCCTCGTGAACTGGGCGCTGGCCCGCCCGGCGGAGGCCGGCCGCGGGTCGGACTGCGAGGGGGAGGGGAAGCGGGGCGACTGGGACCGTTCCGTCCCCGTGGAAACGTTTCTCCGCTTCTACGAGGGCTGGGAGTTCGACGGCGTCAGCGTCCCCGACATCCTGCGGGCCGCCGACTCCGCGCACGAGTACCCGATGGTCGACCGCGAGCCCCTGGACCGCTGGACCCACGGCCGTACCACCCTCGTCGGCGACGCGGCCCACGCCATGTACCCGACCGGCTCCAACGGAGCCACCCAGTCGATCGTCGACGCCCGCGCCCTCGCCCACGCGCTGGCCCGCCACGACGACCCGGCCGAGGGCCTCGCCGCGTACGAGCGCGAACGCCGGCCCGCCATGACCGCGCTCCAGCGCGCCAACCGCCGGCTCGGCCCCGAGGCCGTCATCAAGCTCGCCCACGAGCGCGCCCCGCACGGCTTCACCGACATCCACGACGTCGTCCCGGCCGAGGAACTCGCCGCCGTCGCCCGGCGGTACGCCGCCACGGGCGCCTTCGACCCGGACACGGTCAACCAGGGTTCCCCGTACGAGGTACCGCTCCCCGTCATCGGCTGA
- the glgP gene encoding alpha-glucan family phosphorylase, with translation MKAIRRFTVRPVLPDTLRPLADLAHNLRWSWHEPTRALFDSLAPESRTGTDPVRILGALEAPRLAALAADRDFLARLTAAAEDLDTYLRAPRWYQGQPGRPPAAVAYFSPEFGVAAALPQYSGGLGILAGDHLKSASDLGVPLVGVGLLYRHGYFRQSLGRDGWQQEQYPVLDPGELPVTLLREADGAPARVTLALPGGRSLHAHIWIAQVGRVPLLMLDSDVEENAPGERSVTDRLYGGGSEHRLLQEMLLGIGGVRAVRTYTRLTGTPDPEVFHTNEGHAGLLGLERIRELQGEGLDFDSALETVRAGTVFTTHTPVPAGIDRFDRSLIARHLGQDGALPGVDTGRVLALGDETPLGGDPGVFNMAAMGLRLAQRANGVSTLHGAVSRAMFAGLWPGFDADEVPITSITNGVHAPTWVAPEVGRLGPDADDRELWELRRTLRERLVTDVRERLRASWRQRGAAAAELGWTDSVLDPDVLTIGFARRVPSYKRLTLMLRDKDRLRALLLHPERPVQLVVAGKAHPADDGGKRLVQELVRFADDPRVRHRIVFLPDYGMEMARGLYPGCDVWLNNPLRPLEACGTSGMKAALNGCLNLSVLDGWWDEWFEPDFGWAIPTADGAAAADEDRRDDLEAAALYELIERRVAPRFYDRGPDGVPAGWTAMVRRTLADLGPKVLADRMVREYVERLYVPAADARRALTPDRARDLAAWKARAREAWPKVSVDHVEVGDGLADDLADAELGSTPVVRVRVALGALSPDDVEVQAVTGRVDADDTLADTRTATLKPAGGPDLDGRQPYAGTLELDRTGSFGCTVRVLPAHPLLAHPAEPGLVALPEETAGEGAGVLLR, from the coding sequence GTGAAGGCAATCCGTCGATTCACCGTGCGTCCCGTCCTCCCCGACACCCTTCGACCCCTCGCCGACCTCGCGCACAACCTGCGCTGGTCCTGGCACGAACCCACCCGCGCGCTCTTCGACTCCCTCGCCCCGGAGAGCCGGACCGGCACCGACCCCGTCAGGATCCTCGGCGCCCTCGAAGCCCCCCGGCTCGCCGCGCTCGCCGCCGACCGGGACTTCCTGGCCCGGCTGACCGCCGCCGCCGAGGACCTCGACACCTATCTGCGCGCCCCCCGCTGGTACCAGGGGCAGCCGGGCCGGCCACCGGCGGCCGTCGCGTACTTCTCGCCCGAGTTCGGCGTCGCCGCGGCCCTGCCCCAGTACTCCGGCGGCCTCGGCATCCTCGCCGGGGACCACCTCAAGTCCGCCAGCGACCTCGGCGTCCCTCTCGTCGGCGTCGGCCTGCTCTACCGCCATGGCTACTTCCGGCAGTCCCTCGGCCGCGACGGCTGGCAGCAGGAGCAGTACCCCGTCCTCGACCCCGGCGAGCTGCCGGTCACCCTCCTCCGCGAGGCCGACGGCGCCCCCGCCCGGGTCACCCTCGCGCTGCCCGGCGGGCGCAGCCTGCACGCCCACATCTGGATCGCCCAGGTCGGTCGCGTCCCGCTGCTCATGCTCGACTCCGACGTCGAGGAGAACGCCCCCGGCGAACGGAGCGTCACCGACCGGCTGTACGGCGGCGGCAGCGAGCACCGGCTCCTCCAGGAGATGCTCCTCGGCATCGGCGGCGTCCGCGCCGTCCGTACGTACACCCGCCTCACCGGCACCCCCGACCCCGAGGTCTTCCACACCAACGAGGGCCACGCCGGTCTCCTCGGCCTCGAACGCATCCGCGAACTCCAGGGGGAGGGGCTCGACTTCGACAGCGCCCTGGAGACCGTCAGGGCCGGCACCGTCTTCACCACCCACACCCCCGTCCCGGCCGGCATCGACCGCTTCGACCGGAGCCTGATCGCCCGCCACCTCGGCCAGGACGGCGCGCTCCCCGGCGTCGACACCGGGCGCGTCCTCGCCCTCGGCGACGAGACCCCGCTCGGCGGCGACCCCGGCGTCTTCAACATGGCCGCCATGGGGCTGCGCCTCGCCCAGCGCGCCAACGGCGTCTCCACCCTCCACGGGGCCGTCAGCCGGGCCATGTTCGCCGGGCTCTGGCCGGGCTTCGACGCCGACGAGGTGCCGATCACCTCCATCACCAACGGCGTCCACGCCCCCACCTGGGTCGCCCCCGAGGTCGGCCGGCTCGGCCCCGACGCCGACGACCGGGAACTGTGGGAGCTGCGCCGCACCCTGCGCGAACGGCTCGTGACCGACGTGCGGGAACGGCTCCGGGCCTCCTGGCGGCAGCGGGGCGCGGCAGCCGCCGAACTCGGCTGGACCGACTCCGTCCTCGACCCCGACGTCCTCACCATCGGCTTCGCCCGCCGCGTCCCCTCGTACAAGCGGCTCACGCTCATGCTCCGGGACAAGGACCGGCTGCGCGCCCTGCTGCTCCACCCCGAGCGGCCCGTGCAGCTCGTCGTCGCCGGCAAGGCGCACCCCGCCGACGACGGCGGGAAGCGGCTCGTGCAGGAGCTGGTCCGCTTCGCCGACGACCCCCGGGTCCGGCACCGGATCGTCTTCCTGCCCGACTACGGCATGGAGATGGCCCGCGGCCTCTACCCCGGCTGCGACGTCTGGCTCAACAACCCCCTGCGCCCCCTGGAGGCCTGTGGCACCAGCGGCATGAAGGCCGCCCTCAACGGCTGCCTCAACCTCTCCGTCCTCGACGGCTGGTGGGACGAGTGGTTCGAGCCCGACTTCGGCTGGGCCATCCCCACCGCCGACGGCGCGGCCGCCGCCGACGAGGACCGCCGCGACGACCTGGAGGCCGCCGCCCTCTACGAGCTGATCGAACGCCGGGTCGCCCCCCGCTTCTACGACCGGGGCCCCGACGGAGTGCCGGCCGGCTGGACGGCGATGGTCCGGCGCACCCTCGCCGACCTCGGCCCGAAGGTGCTTGCCGACCGGATGGTCCGCGAGTACGTCGAGCGGCTCTACGTCCCCGCCGCCGACGCCCGCCGGGCGCTCACCCCGGACCGGGCACGGGACCTCGCCGCCTGGAAGGCCCGGGCCAGGGAGGCCTGGCCCAAGGTGTCCGTCGACCACGTCGAGGTCGGCGACGGGCTCGCGGACGACCTGGCGGACGCGGAGCTCGGCTCGACCCCGGTCGTCCGCGTCCGCGTGGCCCTCGGTGCGCTGAGCCCCGACGACGTCGAGGTGCAGGCCGTCACGGGACGGGTCGACGCCGACGACACCCTCGCGGACACCCGTACCGCCACCCTGAAGCCGGCCGGCGGCCCGGACCTGGACGGACGGCAGCCGTACGCGGGCACCCTGGAGCTCGACCGGACCGGCTCCTTCGGCTGCACGGTCCGCGTCCTGCCCGCCCACCCGCTCCTCGCCCACCCGGCCGAACCGGGGCTCGTGGCCCTGCCGGAGGAGACGGCGGGGGAGGGCGCGGGCGTGCTGCTGCGGTAG